The Pseudomonas sp. GD03919 region TTACGGGGTACCGCAACTGGCCAGCTATTCGGCCAGCAAGTTCGCCTTGCGTGGGCTGACCGAGGCGCTGGAGCTGGAGTGGCGCGAGCACGGCATCCTTGTCGGTGACCTGATGCCGCCCTTCGTCGACACGCCGATGGTCCGCAGTCAGGCGCAGCGTCCGCCGGTGATGCGTCGCCTGGGCGTGCGTCTGGATGCCGAGCAGATCGCCGAAGCGGCCTGGCAGCAAGCTCATGCCAGTAAGGTACATCGTCCGGTAGGCATGCAGTTCTGGCTGCTGCACACGCTCGGGCAGATCACCCCAGGCTGGATCAATCGGTTGCTCATGGCCTGGCTCAGCCGCCCATGACTTCAGGCGCTGCTTGCAGATGGGCCAATGGCCGCTGGTCGACGGCTTTGTCACAAGGCCTTTCTGCATAGCGCGCATCTTTCGCACAGCGGCTATTCTACGGATGACGGTTTCAGTTCGGCGTTCTGCCGGACAGTCGTCGATACGCTTGCAGTAGACACATCGAGCACCCGCTCGATTCTCGGGGCGGCGCCAAAGGGGGCTTTGAAACGCAGGTCGTTTCAGGGGTTCCCGCCAGGCGCCGCGACACCGTCCTTGGGGCGGTCGCATTGGGAAAGCGGTTAATCCATCCATAGCCTGAGAGGGGTCGTTTATGAGCACAGCCTTCCACGAAGACTCCAGCACCCTGGTGTTGCGTCGCATGAAAGAAGGGGGATTCGACTTCGCCCAGTTTCACCCGATCGAGTTCTACGCCATCTTTCCTGACGAAGAACGGGCCAGGCTGGCCGCCAGAAACTTTCGCGGCGAGTCGCTCAACGCCCAGATATCCGCCCGTGAGGACGGCATCTGGCACCTGCAAATCAGCAAAGTGATGTACGCCACCCATGCCGGTATTGGCGAGTTCGAACATGACCTGGAATCCATCGTCGTCCCGCTGGGCGGCAAGATGGACGGCTGGGGCGTAACCCAGGAGGTGAAAGCGTCAGCCATGCGTTAGGCACCGCTGTTACGTCCATTAGCTCAGACCATCGGCCGGCCAGCCGGCCGATGGCTTCAATTCCCAGCCCAGCCCATCTCGACTTGCCAATCCTTCTCGCGCAGACTGCGCGGCGGAGGTACGTATGGCCGATGTTCTGATCCTGACGCATATCGATTATTGCCCGCCCGCTCACCTGGCGCAGGTGCTGCAGACGCGTGGCTGCAGTTTCGACGTGCGGCGCGTCGAACTGGGCGAACTGCATGCCTACGACCTGGAGCGGCCCAAGGCGGTCGCCGTGATGGGCGGGCCGATGAGCGTCAACGACCCGCTGCCCTGGATAGCCGACGAAGTGGCTGCGCTGCAGCGTTTCATCGCGCGCGACATTCCCATCATCGGCCACTGCCTGGGCGGCCAACTGCTGGCCAAGGCACTAGGTGCCGGCGTGCACCGTATGCCCTATACCGAAGCCGGTTGGCAGATCATCGAGCGTCATGCGCAATCCGCTGGCAGCCCCTGGCTGGCGCATTTGCCCGAGTCGTTCAGCATCTTCCAGTGGCATGGCGACACCTTCTCGCTACCTGAAGGTGCTCAACCCCTGCTGAGCAGCCGCTGGTGCGACAATCAGGCCTTCGCCTGGGGCGAGAAGATACTGGCCCTGCAAGGGCATCCGGAAATGACCGAAGAGCTGGTTGAATTGTGGCTCGACGACTGGGCGCACCTGCTCGATGCCAGCCAGCCCAGCCAGCAACGTATCGACGAGATGCGCGAAGGCCTGAGCGAGAAGGTCAGGGCACTGAACCAGGTGGCCGAGGGTTTCTACACGCATTGGCTGAGGCACGCCGGGCTTTGAGCCTGTGGGAGCGGGGTGTTATTGCTCGCTCGTCAGGGGCCAATGTCCACAGAACGGTTATCCCAGCATCTGATCTCCGTGACCGATTGAGTGATTTGCTCCTGCTGCGCGAACTACAGAAAGATCCTTCTCGATCTCGCGGCCTGCAGCGAGGTGGTGGGGTGTTTGGCAGGCTATACACCCTGTCGGATAACTGCTGGCAAGTGGCAATCATGCGAAGGCGGGGCGGGGAAGGCGCAGCGGTGAGCCGCTGCGCCTTTTGTTTCAGCGGTTGAAGCGTTCGACCAGGGCGTATTGGCCCTGTGCGGTGTTGGTCAGGGCTTCGCTGAGTTTGGCGGTGCTTTGCGCTTCGCCGGCGGTCTGGTCGGCCAGTTGGGCGATGGTGGTGATGTTCTGGTTGATTTCGTCGGCCACGGCGCTTTGTTCTTCCGCCGCCGCAGCGATCTGGTTGGCCATGTCGGCGATGTTGGCCACCGAGTCGCTGATACCGGACAGCGCCTGATCGGCTTTGAGAACGCGTTCGACGCCTTCGTCGGCCTGTTTGCGGCCGATTTCCATGGTCAGTACGGCCTCTTCGGCAGTACGTTGCAGTTTGGCGATCAGGCCGTGAATCTGTTCTGTGGATTCGGCGGTGCGCTGGGCGAGGGAACGAACCTCGTCGGCCACCACGGCGAAGCCACGGCCCATTTCGCCGGCGCGGGCGGCTTCGATGGCGGCGTTGAGGGCGAGCAGGTTGGTCTGGTCGGCGATGCCTTTGATCACGTCGACCACGCCGCCAATTTCGCTGCTGTCCTGGGCCAGGCGGGTCACGGTTTCGCCGGTGTCACCCACCGATTGTGACAGGCGCTGGATGGCTTCGCGGGTTTCCGCGGCGATGCTGCGACCTTCGCTGGTCAGGCGGTTGGCTTCCTGAGTCGCGATGGCGGTACGGGCGACGTTGCTGGCGACTTCCAGGGTAGTGGCAGCCATTTCGTTGACGGCGGTGGCGACCTGTTCGGTCTCCTGGCGCTGGCGTTCGAGGCTGGCCGAGCTGTTGTGCGCCAGCTTGTCGGCTTCGCGCGCTTGCTGGGTCAGATGTTCGGCGGTGTCCTGCAGGCGGGTGAGGCAGGTTTTCAGGCGCGCTTCCTGGCTGAGCATGGCCATTTCCAGGCGTGCCTCGGCGCCACGGCTGTCGGTGTACATCTGCGCGATCAGCGGGTCGGAGGTGGTTTGCTCGGCGAGGCGCAGCAGGCGTTTGACGCCGCGCGTCTGCCAGGCGATGCCAGCCAAACCCAGCGGCACGGAGAGCACGGCAGCAAGGATGAAGCCCCAGTTGCTGCCCATCCAGTGGCCGATCATGAAGCCGATCTGGCTGACCAGGATGAATGGCATCCACGCCTGGACGATGGGCAGCCACTGGTTGCTGGCCGGTACGGCCGATTTGCCGGCGTTGATGCGGGCGTATAGGGCTTCGGCGCGGCGTACTTGCTCGGCGGTCGGTTTGACGCGGACGGATTCGTAGCCGACGACCTGGTTGTTTTCGGTCACGGGCGTGACGTAGGCGTTGACCCAGTAGTGGTCACCGTTCTTGCAGCGGTTCTTGACGATGCCCATCCACGGGCGGCCCTTCTTCAGGGTCGTCCACATGTGCTCGAACACGGCGGACGGGACATCCGGGTGGCGCACGATGTTGTGTGGCGCGCGCAGCAACTCTTCGCGGCTGAAACCACTGATGTCGACGAAGGCGTCGTTGCAGTAAGTGATCTGGCCCTTGAGGTCGGTAGTGGATATCAGACGCTGTTGTGCAGGGAATGTACGCTCACGCTGAGTGACCGGCTGGTTGTTACGCATGGCAGGTATCCGTCGTTGTAATGCCCCTGTAATCGGCCGACGAACGGCAAAGTTGAGGGGTGAGTGCGTTTTGGCGAGTGTAAACGCTTTTTGTGGCCCGCCGTCCATGGCGGCCACCCTGCGGGCCGTCGCGGAGCGACGTCAAAAATTGCTCCCGGCAATTTTTTGAGTGACGTCACATTTTTGTCACGGCATGAGCCGTCCTTGGCCCGACGGCGAGGCCCTGCCGCATGACGCGGCAGGGCAACTGCATCAGTTGGCGATCATCTGCCGTAGCACGTAGTGGAGGATGCCGCCGGCCTTGAAGTATTCGACCTCGTTGAGGGTGTCGATGCGGCACAGCACTTCGACTTCCTCATGCGTGCCGTCTTCGCGGGTGATGATCAGCGTCAGCGGCATCTGCGGGCGCAGCTCCACGCCTTCCAGCCCTTCGATGGCCAGCACTTCCTTGCCGGTGAGTTTCAGGCTGTTGCGGTCGATGCCCGGCTTGAACTGCAGCGGCAGCACGCCCATGCCCACCAGGTTGGAGCGGTGGATACGCTCGAAGCTCTCGGCGATCACCGCCTTGACGCCCAGCAGGTTGGTGCCCTTGGCCGCCCAGTCGCGGCTGGAGCCAGTGCCATATTCCTTGCCGGCGATGATCACCAGTGGCGTGCCTTCGGCCTGATAGCGCATGGCTGCGTCGTAGATCGCCAGTTTCTCGCCACTGGGCACGTGCAGGGTGTTGCCGCCTTCCTCGCCGCCGAGCATCTCGTTGCGGATACGGATGTTGGCGAAGGTGCCGCGCATCATCACTTCATGGTTGCCGCGGCGTGAGCCGTAGGAGTTGAAGTCGGCCTTGTCCACGCCGTGTTCGCGCAGGTAGCGCCCGGCCGGGCTGTCGGCCTTGATGTTGCCGGCTGGTGAGATGTGGTCGGTGGTCACCGAGTCGCCGAGCAGGGCGAGGATGCGTGCCTCGCGGATATCGGTGATGCGTGGTGGGTCGCCGGCGATGTTGTCAAAGAACGGCGGATGCTGGATGTAGGTGGAGTCACTTTGCCAGGCGTAGGTGTCGGCCTTGGGCACGTCGATGGCCTGCCATTTCTCGTCGCCAGCGAAAACTTCGGCGTATTCCTTGCGGAACATGGCGGTGTCGACCTTGGCGATGGCCTCGGCGATTTCGGCCTGAGTCGGCCAGATGTCTTTCAGGTACACCGGCTGGCCGTCCTTGCCGGTGCCGAGGGCATCGCGAGTCAGATCGAGGCGCACGCTGCCGGCCAGGGCATAGGCCACCACCAGGGGTGGCGAGGCCAGCCAGTTGGTTTTCACCAGCGGATGCACGCGGCCCTCGAAGTTGCGGTTGCCGGAGAGCACCGAGGCGACGGTCAGGTCGGCCTGGGTGATGGCTTTCTCGATAGGCTCGCGCAACGGGCCGGAGTTACCGATGCAGGTGGTGCAGCCGTAGCCGACCAGATTGAAACCGAGTTTCTCCAGATAGGGCGTCAGGCCGGCGGCATTGAAATACTCGGTGACCACCTTGGAGCCGGGGGCCAGCGAGCTCTTCACCCAGGGCTGGCGCTGCAGGCCCTTTTCCACGGCTTTCTTGGCCAGCAGACCGGCAGCCATCATCACGCTGGGGTTGGAAGTGTTGGTGCAGGAGGTGATGGCGGCGATCACCACCGCGCCATCTTTCAGGCGATGAGTATGGCCGTCGTCCTCATAGTCGATTGCGCCGCTCTGCTTGTCGCCGCCTACGGCGGTACCGCCGCCGCCTTCGCTGAGCAGGCGTCCCTCTTCCTTAGCACTCGGCTTGAGCTGCAAGCCGACGAAGTCGTCGAAGGCCTGGCTGACCTGGCCCAGCGAGACGCGGTCCTGCGGGCGTTTGGGCCCGGCCAGGCTGGCTTCGACGCTGCCCATGTCCAGGCTCAGGCTGTCGGTGAATACGGGCTCGGCGCCAGGCTCGCGCCACAGACCCTGGGCTTTGCTGTAGGCCTCGACCAGTTGCACGGTGGCCTCCGGGCGGCCGGACAGGCGCAGGTAGCCGAGGGTGATGTCGTCCACCGGGAAGAAACCACAGGTGGCGCCGTACTCAGGCGCCATGTTGGCGATGGTGGCGCGGTCGGCCAGCGGCAGGTCGGCCAGGCCGTCGCCATAGAACTCGACGAATTTACCCACCACGCCCTTCTTGCGCAGCATCTGGGTGACGGTGAGCACCAGGTCGGTGGCGGTGATGCCTTCTTTCAGCTTGCCGCTGAGCTTGAAGCCGATCACTTCGGGAATCAGCATCGATACCGGCTGGCCGAGCATGGCCGCTTCCGCCTCGATGCCGCCGACGCCCCAGCCGAGTACGCCGAGGCCGTTGATCATGGTGGTGTGCGAGTCGGTGCCGACCAGGGTGTCGGGGAAGGCAAGAGTGGCGCCGTCCTCTTCCTTCGTCCACACGGTGCGCGCCAGGTATTCGAGGTTGACCTGGTGGCAGATGCCGGTGCCCGGCGGTACCACGCTGAAATTGTCGAAGGCGTGCTGGCCCCAACGGAGGAAGGCGTAGCGCTCGCCGTTGCGCTGCATTTCCAGCTCGACGTTGTCGTGGAAGGCGCTGGAGGAGGCGTAGCGGTCGACCATCACCGAGTGGTCGATGACCAGATCCACCGGCGACAACGGGTTGATCCGCTGTGGATCGCCGCCGGCCTTGGCCATGGCGTCGCGCATGGCGGCCAGGTCGACCACCGCCGGGACACCGGTGAAGTCCTGCATCAATACGCGTGCCGGGCGGTACTGGATCTCGCGGTCGGAGGCGCGCTTGTCCAGCCAGTCGACCATGGCTTGCAGGTCCTGCGGCTGTACGGTCTTGCCGTCTTCGTTGCGCAGCAGGTTTTCCAGCAGCACCTTGAGCGACTTGGGCAAGCGGTCGATGTTGCCGAGGCGTTGGGCTGCTTCTGGCAGGCTGAAATAGTGGTAGGTGGTGTCGCCGACGTGCAGTTCGCGGCGGCAGTTCAGGCTATCGAGGGAGGGCATTGCACTTCTCCTTGGGCACGCACGGTTCGGGCTGTGTCTGATGGCGGCAAACCTTCATGTTAGTTCGGCTTGGGCGGTCTGGCTAGCGCATATCCTTTATCGGTTGCTATGCGCTGCCTGTTGCGCGATGGCTGGATTTCACCGAACCGCATTCTCTGGCGGCAGGCTTGCCGAACCGTTCCAGTGGGCAGCGCATATGTAGCTGGACAGGTTTAGCGGCTCGGGGTTCCGGTCTCGGGTATTATACGCGCCTCAAGGAGTCCCTTTGATGAATACCCTGTTTCTGCATTGCCGCCCCGGTTTCGAAGGGGAGGTTTGCGCCGAGATCACCGACCTTGCCGCACGTCTGGATGTGCCGGGCTACTCCAGGGCCAGGCCCGGTAGTGCGTGCGCTGAGTTCGTCTGCGGCGAGGCGGCGGACTGCGAGCGGCTGATGCGCAGCGTGCGTTTCAACCAGTTGATTTTCCCGCGGCAGTGGGCGCGTGGTGCTTTCGTCAGCCTTCCGGAAAGCGACCGTATCAGCGTGTTGCTCGACGCCCTGGCTGATTATCCGGTGTGCGGCAGCCTGTGGCTGGAAGTGGTGGATACCAACGACGGCAAGGAACTTTCGACCTTCTGCAAGAAGTTCGAAGCGCCGCTGCGCAAGGCGCTGCTCAAGGCCGGCAAACTGGTGGACGATGCGAAGAAGCCGCGCCTGCTGCTGACCTTCAAGAGCGGCCGTGAGGTGTTCGCCGGCATCGCCGAGGCAGACAACCAGGCGATGTGGCCGATGGGCATTCCGCGCCTGAAGTTTCCCCGTGAGGCGCCGAGCCGCTCGACGCTCAAGCTGGAAGAGGCCTGGCACCATTTCATCCCGCGTGAACAGTGGGATCAGCGCCTGGCGCCGGGCATGACCGCCGTCGACCTGGGTGCGGCTCCCGGTGGCTGGACCTGGCAGCTGGTCAATCGGGAGATCCGCGTCACTGCCGTGGACAACGGGCCGATGGCCGAAAGCCTGATGTATTCCGGTTTCGTCGTGCACCAGCGCGCCGATGGCTTCACCTTTCGCCCGCGCCATCCGGTGCACTGGATGGTCTGCGACATCGTCGAGAAGCCTGCACGTACGGCGGCGATGATCGAGACCTGGCTGGGCGAGGGCCTGTGTCGCGAGGCGGTGGTCAACCTCAAGCTGCCGATGAAGCAGCGCTATGCCGAAGTACGACGCCTGCTCGATCGCATCGAGTCCGGGCTGGTCGAGCGCGGTTTGAAGGTCAGCATCGGCTGCAAGCAGCTCTATCACGACCGTGAGGAAGTGACCTGTCATCTGCGTCGGCACGGCAAATGAGGATCCGCGCGCAGGTGACCTGAAGGTCAGCTTTGCGCGACAATGCGCGCTTGTTCGTGGAGCCCCTTATGTCCGAAGCCCTGACCCTCAATCACGATGACCTGCTCGACGCCACCGGCCTGAACTGCCCGGAACCGGTAATGATGCTGCACAACAAGGTGCGCGACCTGGCGCCGGGCGGCCTGCTCAAGGTGATCGCTACCGATCCCTCGACCCGTCGTGACATCCCTAAGTTTTGCGTGTTTCTCGGCCACGAGCTGCTCGGCCAGGCCGAGGAAGACGGCACCTACCTGTACTGGATTTGCAAGAAGGCCGACTAGGCGACGCATGTCGCATGTAGGGTGCGCCGTGCGCACCGGTGATGTGCCTTGATCCGTGTTAGCTGTGGTTATTGGTGTGCGCGGCGCACCCTACGGCTCTGCACCGTTTTCAGCGTTGTTCCATCCCGCCTGTCCCGGTGCCAGGCCGCAGCTGTTCAGTAGCGTCTGCCAGGCCTTGACGTGACGCGCCGTGGCGGCGCGGAACTCCTGCCACAACGAATCCTGCTCACCGGCCAGCCGCTGCAAGTGCTCGCGTGTGGCTGTGGGAATGCCGTCGATGCGCTGCAACTGCAGCAGCGCCGCCTGCCACTGCTGGCCACGCTGGTCGACCTGCGCCAGGTAGGGCTGCAGGCCGCCCGCGTAGAACTTGACGAAGATGTTCTGCAGGATGCGCCCGCGTGGCGTCGCCTGACCCAGTGGGCACAGCGGGCGATTCTGCAGGCGTTGTTCCAGCAGTTCGCTGCCGGCATTGAGCGTATGGCGCAGGCTGGCCAGGCTGGTGATCAACTGGCCGCCCTGTTCGCTGGCATAGAGGGCGAAGAACAGCGGTTCCAGCTGATCGGCACTCGGCGGCAGTTGCTCCGGCAGGGTGGCGCCGATGCTGGCCAGCCGCTGCAATGCGTCCAGCGCGGCGCTGTCTTCCAGCGTGTCCACCGGCAAGGCCTTATCGGCGAAACGCAGGTAGTTCTCGAACTCCGGGCTGCCGTTGAGCGCATTCCAGAACACTGCTGGCAGTTGCTGGCGCTTGTCGTCGGCCAGGCGCTGCAGGGTGGCCTTCAGGCTGGAGTCGTCCTGCAGATGCGGCAGGCAGGCATCCAGGGCGCGCAGCAGGTCGCCTTCGTAGCCCAGGCGCTGGCTGGGCATCAACTGTTTGCCCAGGCTGCTGTTGCGCTGGCTGATCAGTTGCTGCAGGTGCGGACAGCGCCGCGCGTCGATGACCAGATCGAGCAGGCCGATGCGCAGTTCGGGGATATCCGAAAGCCGCTCGCGCCGGGCTGGCAGGCGGTACTGACTGATGCTGCGCTTATCGAGCGAGCTGACGTTCGGTGCATCGAGCGAACGCTGCAGGCGTTCGAGGTAGTCGCTCTGCAGGGCCAGGCCGTCATTGGCCGGGCCACAACCGGCAAGCAGAGTAAGGCAGAGGAGTAGGGCAGGTCGAATCATTTGCTCAGTCTAGAGCTGATTGCCTGCCTATCCAATCACTCAGGCGGCCTGGCGAATGCGTTTGCGCGCGCTGCGTGCCAGGCGCACGGTGAGCATCGCGGCAGCGCAGGTCAGGCCAACCACCAAGCCCTGCCACAGGCCGCTGGGGCCGCTCGGTTCACCGAATAGGTCGGACAGCCCCAGCGCATACCCCACCGGCAGGCCGATGCCCCAGTAGGCAAACAGGGTCAGCAGCATGGTGATGCGGGTGTCCTGATAGCCGCGCAGCGCACCGGCAGCGGTCACCTGGATGGCATCGGAGAACTGGAACAGCGCCGAATAGACGATCAGCGTGGCCGCGACTGCGATCACGGTTTTGTCCGGGGTGTAGATTTGTGCGATCTGTTCGCGCAGCAGGAACATCAGGCTGGCCGACATGCAGGCATAGCCCAGCGCCGCGGCCATGCTAACCCCGGCGGCGAAGCGCGCCTCACGCGGCTCGCCACGGCCCAGTGCCTGGCCGACGCGTACCGTGGCGGCCATGCCCAGCGAGTAGGGAATCATGAACACCATGGAGCTGAAATTGAGCGCGATCTGGTGCCCGGCGACCACGGTAGCACCGAGGCCGCCAATGAGCAGGGCAATGACGGCGAAGATGCTCGACTCGGCGAACACCGCCACGCCAATCGGTACGCCAATGCTCAATAGGCGCTTGATCACCGTCCACTGCGGCCAGTCGAAACCGGTGAACAATGCGCTGGCGCGGTAGTAGGGCGCCCACTTCACCCAGACCAGCATGCCGATCAGCATGAAGCCCATCACCAGCGCGGTCGCCCAGCCACAGCCGACGCCGCCCATGGCCGGCAGGCCGAACTTGCCGTAGATGAAGATGTAGTTGGCGGGAATGTTCAGCAGCAGGCCGAGGATGCCCAGTACCATGCTCGGGCGGGTGTGACCGAGGCCATCGCTGAAGCAGCGCAGCACGTGATAGAGCGCCACAGCCGGGAAACCCAGGGCCACAGCGCGCAGATAGCCCATCGCCGGAGTGATCAGCGCCGGGTCGACATTCATGATGCGCAGGATGAATTCGGCGTTCCACAGCAGGGCGGCGGCACTGCCACCGACTGCCAGCGCCAGCCACAGCGCCTGACGCACCAGTGGGCCGATGGCAGCTTCCTCGCCGGCACCGAAGCGCTGCGCCACCTTGGGGGTGGTGGCCAGCAGGATGCCGGTCATTAGCAGGAACACCGGCACCCAGATCGAGTTGCCCAGGGCCACGGCGGCCAGATCCTGCGGGCTGACGCGCCCGGCCATCAGCGTGTCGACGAAGCCCATGGCTGTGTGCGCCAACTGAGCGATGATGATGGGGGTGGCCAGGAGCAGCAGGCTGCGCAGTTCCGTGCGCACGCGGCCAAGGCGGCTGTCGGTAGACATTTCGACTCTTCGGGATAACAGGAAACCGCGTAGTCTACGCCTTGACGTAGCGGTCAGGAAAGAACGATCTGCCCCTCTGTCTGGCGACCTGTGGGCGACGCTGACGATAGCGCTGGCATAGAATGACGGCCTGCCCGATGGAGCTTGCCATGCACATAGTCGCCGACGAAAACATTCCCCTGCTCGATGAATTCTTTGCTGCCTTCGGCAGCATTCGCCGCCTGCCCGGGCGAAGCATCACGGCGGCCGATGTGCGTGAAGCCGACCTGTTGCTGGTGCGTTCGGTAACCCCGGTCAATCGCGCCTTGCTCGACGGCAGTCGGGTGCGTTTCGTCGGCACCTGCACCATTGGCACTGACCATCTGGATCTCGATTATTTCGCCGAAGCCGGCATCGCCTGGAGCAGCGCACCGGGCTGCAACGCCCGTGGCGTGGTGGATTACGTGCTGGGCAGCGTGCTGACCCTGGCTGAGCGTGAGGGCGTGGACCCAGCTGCGCGCGTGTACGGTGTGGTGGGCGCGGGACAGGTGGGTGGTCGCTTGGTCAAGCTGCTGCGTGGTCTCGGCTGGCAGGTGCGCGTCTGTGATCCGCCGCGCCAGGCCGCCGAGGGCGGCGACTTCGTCAGCCTGGAGCAGATCATCGCCGAATGCGATGTGATCAGCCTGCACACGCCGCTGGACGCATCGACCCGTCACCTGTTCGATGCGGCGCGCCTGGCGGCATTGAAACCGGGCACCTGGCTGATCAACGCCAGCCGTGGTGCCGTGGTGGACAACGCCGCGCTGCGCAGCCTGTTGCCACAACGACCGGATCTGCAGGCCGTGCTCGACGTCTGGGAGGGCGAACCGCAGGCCGATGTCGAGCTGGCTGCCCTGTGCCAACTGGCAACGCCACATATCGCCGGCTACAGCCTGGACGGCAAGCTGCGCGGCACGGCGCAGATCTATCAGGCCTGCTGCCGGGCGCTGGGGGTGGCCGAGCAGGTGCATCTGGCCGATCTGCTACCTGCGCTCTGGTTGAGCGAGCTGAGTATTGATGGCAGCGCGGATCCGGCCTGGGCGCTGGCCAGCATCTGCCGCGCAGTGTATGACCCGCGCCGCGACGATGCGGATTTTCGCCGCAGCCTGGGCGGCGATGCCGATGCGCGTCGCGCTGCGTTCGACCGCCTGCGCAAGCATTACCCGATGCGCCGCGAAATCGACGG contains the following coding sequences:
- the pdxB gene encoding 4-phosphoerythronate dehydrogenase PdxB, encoding MHIVADENIPLLDEFFAAFGSIRRLPGRSITAADVREADLLLVRSVTPVNRALLDGSRVRFVGTCTIGTDHLDLDYFAEAGIAWSSAPGCNARGVVDYVLGSVLTLAEREGVDPAARVYGVVGAGQVGGRLVKLLRGLGWQVRVCDPPRQAAEGGDFVSLEQIIAECDVISLHTPLDASTRHLFDAARLAALKPGTWLINASRGAVVDNAALRSLLPQRPDLQAVLDVWEGEPQADVELAALCQLATPHIAGYSLDGKLRGTAQIYQACCRALGVAEQVHLADLLPALWLSELSIDGSADPAWALASICRAVYDPRRDDADFRRSLGGDADARRAAFDRLRKHYPMRREIDGLHVRIQGDSAPLAALVRALGATVS